One genomic segment of Peromyscus leucopus breed LL Stock chromosome 23, UCI_PerLeu_2.1, whole genome shotgun sequence includes these proteins:
- the Srsf9 gene encoding serine/arginine-rich splicing factor 9 → MSGWADERGGEGDGRIYVGNLPTDVREKDLEDLFYKYGRIREIEIKNRHGLVPFAFVRFEDPRDAEDAIYGRNGYDYGQCRLRVEFPRTFGGRGGWPRGARNGPPTRRSDFRVLVSGLPPSGSWQDLKDHMREAGDVCYADVQKDGMGMVEYLRKEDMEYALRKLDDTKFRSHEGETSYIRVYPERSTSYGYSRSRSGSRGRDSPYQSRGSPHYFSPFRPY, encoded by the exons ATGTCGGGCTGGGCGGACGAGCGCGGCGGCGAGGGCGACGGCCGCATCTACGTGGGGAACCTTCCGACCGACGTGCGGGAGAAGGACCTGGAGGACCTGTTTTACAAGTACGGCCGCATCCGCGAGATCGAGATCAAGAACCGGCACGGCCTCGTGCCCTTCGCCTTCGTGCGCTTCGAGGACCCGCG AGATGCTGAGGATGCAATTTATGGAAGAAACGGTTACGATTATGGCCAGTGTCGACTTCGTGTGGAATTCCCCAGGACTTTCGGAGGTCGGGGTGGGTGGCCCCGTGGTGCAAGGAATGGGCCTCCTACAAGACGATCTGACTTCCGAGTTCTTGTTTCAG GACTTCCTCCATCAGGCAGCTGGCAGGACCTGAAAGATCACATGCGCGAAGCTGGGGATGTCTGTTATGCAGATGTACAAAAGGATGGAATGGGGATGGTTGAATATCTGAGAAAAGAAGACATGGAATACGCTCTTCGTAAACTGGATGACACAAAATTCCGCTCTCATGAG GGTGAAACTTCCTACATCCGAGTCTATCCTGAGAGAAGCACCAGCTACGGCTACTCCCGGTCCCGGTCCGGGTCCAGGGGCCGTGACTCTCCGTACCAAAGCCGGGGCTCTCCACACTACTTCTCTCCTTTCAGGCCTTACTGA